From the genome of Leishmania infantum JPCM5 genome chromosome 34, one region includes:
- a CDS encoding putative DNA-directed RNA polymerase III largest subunit: protein MSQTATTAAQFVQPLLDKPVEVTSIKYSLLSEDTIHRLSVLPCHRVIGTEKNFGVNDGRLGPSDRLSVCNTCGQRSIECTGHAGHIDLEVPVFHLGYFSAVIRVCRTICKRCSNVLLTREEMEYYLHRLRSTTHEPQQRAAIIKGIQEDAYKTRVCLMCGGLNGTVRRVRPMRIVHEKYLVDLRRGEQANEDPTAFFQEELRSAAMHNSEVGAHKEFVHEFLHPQRVKELFEAIPREQVPLLGLQPGTSPCSLLISTLLVPPVCVRPRGMSTTNHIREDDLTTQYNEILICSDMMSDGTNDAARSVETWELLQTRVARLLDAALPGFPSHLRTVECKSYAQRMKGKQGRFRGNLSGKRVDFSGRSVISPDPNLRIDELAVPLRVARVLTYPQRVFAGNIQLMRRLVRNGPHVHPGALTVYLSKECSRKSLRNARDREAIAARLSIGDVVERHVMNGDYILFNRQPSLHRISLMAHRARVLPFRTFRFNECCCAPYNADFDGDEMNIHVVQTEEARAEAKELMLTSHNIITAKNGEPIIACTQDFLTAAYLVTARDALFDRASFTQMVSHWLGNETQYTLPIPAILKPAELWTGKQLFELILRPTPETQLLLNLEAKARFYSGAGRHDDPAEGYVAFLDSVFLSGRLDKKLLGGGAKDGLFARLYALGGGEQTATCMSRIAQFTARYLQNYGFSLGLGDVSPTPSLNEKKAAVLAVSFDKCDRLISLAKTGRLIPKPGMSVKQSLEAMLNAELSQVRDACGSAAVQALDAKSNAPLIMVNSGSKGSALNTAQMMACVGQQTVSGKRIMNAFQDRALPHFPRFAEDPASRGFVASSFYSGLSPTEFFFHGMAGREGIVDTAVKTAETGYIYRRLSKAMENLSVGYDASVRSVQGSIVQLRYGEDGMDPWLMEGAHGTPLNLDQEWLSNRAAYARFRKHIDNVLSVGGGSGGLAASADPLLQTYRRLYDEWHAVSMLPGELDTFVHHLLHADEATLASCARLMKAEAAIRGAAPSSAAAGLQLLQQLAQQHGSDRLRSDIQAFFRKKRDELVQLRQKLKLPLDAHAPAAAELAAASAKAVRGGEKRKPSPHNGVQPSVKADASASAAAVQAFAESLQAELLPLTKGMLLHFLEASARKVHRKLCEPGTPCGAIAAQSVGEPSTQMTLRTFHFAGVASMSITQGVPRLVEIINANKSIATPVITAPIVLEDEFTSIDLAPASRTQYQAARAVKGLMERVLLKEIAREMVEVVTPRAYYIHIFLNMELIERLLLPIDAAVVCQRLYAAAARPMSPLRHLSEACVDVVSRDSLVVKSYEKDPARVHFNVQHLLTLLPDLVVGGVPGVNRVMIADRSEKLLAEGAELLSVMSLPYVDGVRTTCNHVAVIERALGIEAARETIVKEITSILQAYSLNIDIRHIYLLADVMTSRGVVLGITRYGIQKMNNNVLTMASFERTTEHLYNAAMTEREDVNLSVSESIIIGKPIPLGTSSFNILLDKGSIAPPGSNTGRMPSPRRSAHVAATAAAALKSSGKAAVAGKHSKKVEPTPKEVFLRSSFMAYAAAHGAATHRGLRGCFSSRSLSAEGVFRLDLFAL from the coding sequence ATGTCTCAGACTGCCACCACGGCTGCGCAGTttgtgcagccgctgcttgATAAGCCGGTGGAGGTGACCTCGATCAAGTACAGTCTCCTCTCTGAAGACACGATCCACCGCCTCTCGGTCCTGCCCTGCCACCGCGTGATTGGGACCGAAAAGAACTTCGGCGTCAACGATGGCCGCCTTGGCCCGAGTGACCGCTTATCGGTGTGCAACACCTGCGGTCAGCGCAGCATCGAGTGCACTGGCCACGCCGGCCACATCGACCTCGAGGTGCCCGTCTTCCACCTCGGCTACTTCTCTGCAGTCATTCGAGTGTGCCGCACAATCTGCAAGCGCTGCTCCAACGTGCTCCTCACGCGAGAGGAAATGGAGTACTACCTGCACCGGCTGAGGTCCACGACAcacgagccgcagcagcgcgccgccatcatcaAGGGCATCCAGGAGGACGCCTACaagacgcgcgtgtgcctcaTGTGCGGTGGGCTGAACGGCACGGTGCGGCGGGTGCGGCCAATGCGCATCGTCCATGAAAAGTACCTCGTCGATttgcgccgcggcgagcaGGCGAATGAGGACCCGACGGCGTTTTTccaggaggagctgcggtcTGCTGCGATGCACAACTCGGAGGTGGGCGCGCACAAGGAGTTCGTACACGAGTTCCTGCACCCGCAGCGTGTGAAGGAGCTTTTTGAAGCGATTCCGCGGGAGCAGGTGCCGTTGCTAGGCCTGCAACCTGGCACCAGTCCATGCAGCCTTCTCATCAGCACCTTGCTCGTCCCacccgtgtgcgtgcggccGCGCGGCATGTCGACGACGAACCACATCCGCGAGGATGACTTGACGACGCAGTACAACGAGATTCTAATCTGCTCTGACATGATGAGCGACGGCACAAacgacgccgcgcgcagcgTAGAGACgtgggagctgctgcagacgcgtgtggcgcggctgctggatgcggcgctgccggggTTTCCTTCGCACCTGCGCACCGTCGAGTGCAAGTCCTACGCGCAGCGCATGAAAGGCAAGCAGGGCCGTTTCCGGGGCAACCTTAGCGGCAAACGCGTCGACTTCTCTGGACGGTCTGTCATTTCACCCGACCCAAACCTTCGCATCGACGAGCttgccgtgccgctgcgcgtcgcgcgtgtgctgaCGTACCCGCAGCGCGTCTTTGCTGGCAACATCCAGCTCATGCGCCGGCTCGTGCGCAACGGCCCGCACGTGCACCCGGGCGCCCTCACAGTTTACCTCTCGAAGGAGTGCTCGCGCAAGTCGCTGCGCAACGCCCGCGACCGTGAGGCCATCGCCGCGCGCCTCAGCATAGGCGACGTCGTGGAGCGGCACGTGATGAACGGCGACTACATCCTCTTCAACCGCCAGCCGTCGCTCCACCGCATCTCGCTCATggcgcaccgcgcgcgcgtgctgccctTCCGCACATTCCGGTTCAATGAGTGTTGCTGCGCGCCGTACAACGCCGACTTCGACGGAGACGAGATGAACATTCACGTTGTGCAGACGGAGGAGGCCCGCGCagaggcgaaggagctgATGCTGACGTCGCACAACATCATCACTGCCAAGAACGGTGAGCCCATCATCGCGTGCACGCAGGACTTTCTGACCGCCGCCTACCTGGTGACCGCCCGTGACGCTCTTTTCGACCGTGCTTCCTTCACGCAGATGGTGTCCCACTGGCTTGGCAACGAGACCCAGTACACGCTGCCGATTCCAGCCATCCTGAAGCCGGCGGAGCTGTGGACCGGCAAGCAGCTCTTCGAGCTCATCCTTCGGCCAACGCCAgagacgcagctgctgctgaacttGGAAGCGAAGGCTCGCTTTTACTCTGGTGCTGGCCGGCACGACGATCCGGCGGAGGGGTATGTGGCGTTCCTCGACTCCGTCTTTCTCTCCGGCCGACTCGACAAGAAGCTGCTGGGTGGCGGCGCCAAGGACGGGCTCTTTGCCCGCCTCTACGCTCTGGGCGGAGGGGAGCAGACGGCGACGTGCATGTCGCGCATCGCGCAGTTCACCGCCCGCTACCTTCAGAACTACGGCTTCTCCCTTGGTCTCGGTGATGTGTCGCCAACGCCGTCGCTCAACGAGAAGAAGGCCGCCGTGCTGGCTGTGTCGTTCGACAAGTGCGATCGTCTCATCTCTCTCGCCAAGACGGGCCGGCTCATCCCCAAGCCTGGGATGAGCGTGAAGCAGAGCCTGGAGGCGATGCTGAACGCGGAGCTGTCGCAGGTGCGTGACGCGTGTGGCTCGGCCGCCGTGCAAGCGCTGGATGCCAAGTCGAACGCACCTCTTATCATGGTGAATTCTGGGAGCAAAGGCAGCGCCCTCAACACTGCACAGATGATGGCGTGCGTGGGGCAGCAGACGGTCAGCGGCAAACGCATCATGAACGCCTTCCAGGACCGCGCCCTGCCGCACTTCCCGCGTTTCGCCGAAGACCCCGCGTCGCGCGGCTTCGTGGCCAGCTCCTTCTACTCTGGCCTGTCGCCGACGGAGTTCTTCTTCCATGGCATGGCTGGTCGCGAGGGTATTGTCGATACAGCCGTCAAGACCGCAGAGACTGGCTACATCTACCGCCGCCTCAGCAAGGCCATGGAGAACCTGAGCGTTGGCTACGACGCCTCTGTGCGTAGCGTGCAGGGAAGCATTGTTCAGCTGCGGTACGGCGAGGATGGCATGGACCCGTGGCTGATGGAGGGGGCGCACGGCACGCCACTTAACCTCGATCAGGAGTGGCTCAGCAACCGTGCCGCCTACGCCCGCTTTCGAAAGCACATCGACAATGTCTTGAgcgtgggagggggcagTGGTGGGCTGGCCGCATCAGCGGATCCGCTCCTCCAAACGTACCGCAGGCTCTACGATGAATGGCACGCCGTGTCCATGCTCCCTGGCGAGCTGGATACCTTCGTGCATCACCTGCTGCACGCGGATGAGGCGACGCTCGCCTCCTGCGCGCGCCTGatgaaggcggaggcggcgatacgcggtgcggcgccgtcgtctgcgGCCGCCGGTCTGCAGTTGTTacagcagctcgcgcagcagcacggcagcgaccgcctgcgcagcgacaTTCAGGCGTTCTTCCGCAAGAAGCGCGAcgagctggtgcagctgcggcagaaaCTGAAGCTACCCCTGGACGCCCATGCCCCTGCGGCCGCTGAGCTTGCAGCGGCGAGCGCTAAGGCAGTTCGTGGCGGGGAAAAGCGCAAGCCAAGTCCACACAACGGCGTGCAGCCATCCGTCAAAGCCGATGCGTCGgccagcgcagctgccgtgcaGGCGTTTGCAGAGTCGCTTCAGGCCGAGCTGCTGCCACTCACCAAAGGCATGCTGCTTCACTTCCTCGAGGCTTCAGCGCGCAAGGTGCACCGCAAGCTGTGCGAGCCCGGCACGCcgtgcggcgccatcgccgctcAGTCTGTGGGTGAGCCGAGCACACAGATGACGCTCCGCACGTTCCACTTTGCAGGTGTGGCCAGCATGAGTATCACGCAGGGTGTGCCGCGCCTCGTGGAAATCATCAATGCCAACAAGAGCATCGCCACTCCGGTCATCACGGCTCCAATTGTGCTAGAGGACGAATTCACGTCGATAGACCTCGCGCCGGCGAGTCGTACGCAGTACCAagccgcgcgcgcggtgAAGGGTCTGATGGAACGggtgctgctgaaggagatCGCACGCGAAATGGTTGAGGTTGTGACGCCGCGGGCGTATTACATTCACATCTTCCTCAACATGGAGCTCAtcgagcgcctcctgctgccaatcgatgcggcggtggtgtgccAGCGGCTCtacgcggcggccgcgcggccaatgtcgccgctgcgccatctcTCCGAGGCGTGCGTCGACGTGGTGAGCCGCGATTCCCTCGTCGTCAAGTCCTATGAGAAGGACCCGGCGCGGGTGCATTTTAACGTTCAGCACCTGCTCACCCTCCTGCCCGATCTCGTGGTCGGTGGCGTCCCAGGCGTCAACCGCGTCATGATTGCCGACCGCtcggagaagctgctggcggagggAGCGGAGCTCTTGTCGGTCATGTCGCTGCCGTACGTGGATGGTGTGCGCACCACGTGCAACCACGTCGCCGTCATAGAGCGCGCGCTCGGCATCGAGGCCGCCCGCGAGACCATCGTGAAGGAAATTACGAGCATCTTGCAAGCCTATTCGCTCAACATCGACATTCGGCACATCTACCTCCTGGCCGACGTGATGACGAGTCGCGGCGTTGTTCTCGGCATCACTCGATACGGCATCCAAAAGATGAACAACAACGTCCTCACCATGGCGTCCTTCGAGCGCACCACGGAGCACTTGTACAATGCGGCGAtgacggagagggaggacgTCAACCTCAGCGTCTCCGAAAGCATCATCATTGGCAAGCCGATCCCCCTCGGCACCAGCAGCTTCAACATCCTGCTCGACAAGGGCAGCATTGCGCCACCCGGCTCCAACACGGGCCGAATGCCGTCGCCCCGGCGCAGCGCCCACGtagcagccacagcggcggcggccttgaAGTCGTCCGGCAAggctgcggtggccggcAAGCACAGCAAGAAGGTGGAGCCGACGCCGAAGGAGGTGTTCCTGCGCAGCTCTTTCATGGCgtacgccgccgcgcacgggGCGGCGACGCATCGAGGTCTGCGTGGCTGCTTTTCGAGTCGGTCCCTCTCCGCCGAGGGCGTCTTCCGGCTGGACCTCTTCGCGTTGTGA